A window from Dermacentor albipictus isolate Rhodes 1998 colony chromosome 10, USDA_Dalb.pri_finalv2, whole genome shotgun sequence encodes these proteins:
- the LOC135915838 gene encoding uncharacterized protein: protein MVSAMAARIKPYAWLCRAAGVFFIRNLQCGSAKDAVVSWKSWYTLYSVGCLLTFTLAELYFVAHNSLRLFSTVRSFTKSLVLVIPTVVAFKVVVNITSAVFGSWTMLEFFKKSAEHEMRTAFEWKKYQWSCRLSYTLRFFVAIFFFAHLVANANITIRLLNVEGGSFLEFVLKGTMLLFNFLFFAYDMMHFVILRPCCEVLISYVHQEQDTLKRILAVGEKRTFKITTLISELDRVRLNLSSIVHLRRVLNSAWQFSIMASAVVLLIVSCICVYSVFDEGVPKDQLLLTMSYCGYATIDFVDVARLSQKMANETLKLKESLTKAAVFHDSPAEFRQVAYLRSSIRPGEMFLTGGNFFTLNMPLLVSLAGSIITYSVILVQTSDSVENMTTARSYHSVPGAPSGI from the exons ATGGTCAGCGCCATGGCTGCACGGATCAAGCCGTATGCCTGGCTCTGCCGGGCAGCCGGCGTTTTCTTCATCAGAAATCTTCAGTGTGGAAGCGCGAAGGATGCGGTGGTCAGCTGGAAGTCCTGGTACACCCTCTACTCAGTCGGCTGCCTCCTGACGTTTACACTGGCCGAGCTGTACTTCGTCGCGCACAACTCCCTCCGCCTCTTCAGCACAGTTCGTTCTTTCACGAAGTCCCTCGTGTTAGTAATCCCCACAGTCGTGGCGTTCAAGGTGGTCGTGAACATCACAAGCGCCGTGTTCGGCTCGTGGACCATGCTGGAGTTTTTCAAGAAATCGGCGGAACACGAGATGAGGACAGCGTTCGAGTGGAAGAAATACCAATGGAGTTGTCGTCTCAGCTACACGTTGAG ATTCTTCGTTGCGATTTTCTTTTTCGCGCACCTGGTTGCCAACGCCAACATCACCATCAGGCTGCTCAACGTCGAGGGTGGCTCCTTCCTTGAGTTCGTGCTCAAGGGCACCATGCTCTTGTTCAACTTTCTCTTCTTCGCGTACGACATGATGCATTTCGTCATTCTGAGGCCCTGTTGCGAGGTTCTTATAAGCTACGTTCACCAGGAGCAGGACACGCTCAAAAGAATTCTCGCGGTAGGCGAGAAACGGACCTTCAAGATCACAACGCTCATCTCGGAGTTGGATAGGGTGAGGCTGAACCTTTCCTCGATCGTGCATCTGAGGAGAGTGCTCAACTCGGCCTGGCAGTTCTCAATCATGGCTTCCGCTGTAGTCCTCTTGATTGTGTCTTGCATATGCGTCTACAGCGTGTTCGACGAAGGTGTGCCTAAAGACCAACTCCTGCTGACCATGTCATACTGCGGCTATGCGACCATCGACTTCGTTGATGTCGCACGGCTGAGTCAGAAGATGGCAAACGAG ACACTAAAGCTGAAGGAGAGCCTGACGAAGGCTGCTGTGTTCCATGACTCACCTGCGGAATTCCGTCAG GTTGCCTATCTGCGCAGCTCTATTCGTCCAGGCGAAATGTTCTTAACTGGGGGAAATTTTTTCACTCTTAACATGCCCCTTCTCGTGTCG CTTGCAGGTTCCATCATCACATACTCCGTCATCTTGGTCCAAACAAGCGACAGCGTGGAAAATATGACAACAGCGAGGTCATACCATAGCGTGCCAGGAGCGCCTTCGGGAATATAA